AAAGCGTGGCGATTTACATGCTCGTCGTCAAGCTGCTGCATTTATCCGTAACGAGGAAGCTGGAGAAGGTCAAAACGCTCTTCAAAAGCTATTCGCTGATATCGCACCACGCTACCAAGAACGCCAAGGCGGTTATACACGTATTATGAAACTTGGTCCTCGCCGTGGTGACGGAGCGCCAATGGTTATTATTGAACTAGTTTAATTACAGCATATTCACTTCAAAGGGCGGGACAGTTATTATAACTGGATCTATGCCCTTTTTTATTTTGCCATTTTTAAAAAGTACTGTTTCAACATAGAGTGGAGTAGAGAATGGAGTCGAGAGGAGGATGACGATGGTAAAGCCAGTCATTCAAGTAGATCAAGTAACGTACCGATATGAGAGAGATGAGACGACGCGGGCAGCCCTTCAAAATGTGTCACTTTCTGTTTATGAAGGAGAATGGCTTGCAC
This genomic window from Bacillus kexueae contains:
- the rplQ gene encoding 50S ribosomal protein L17, with protein sequence MSYRKLGRTSDQRKALLRDLATDLIINERIETTETRAKELRSVVEKMITLGKRGDLHARRQAAAFIRNEEAGEGQNALQKLFADIAPRYQERQGGYTRIMKLGPRRGDGAPMVIIELV